One stretch of Brachyhypopomus gauderio isolate BG-103 chromosome 10, BGAUD_0.2, whole genome shotgun sequence DNA includes these proteins:
- the LOC143525621 gene encoding uncharacterized protein LOC143525621 isoform X1, whose protein sequence is MMWRHRRFWLLLSAVLLMKDAAGQDVAWDSVAQPVKAPYLHRRPEVEDFSSSVVAMETSSVVSDQDVKFSEVDVQSNWASGSQQGSSEVLIERESAGPYRSVVHRDQKFPGAVSETQLLASSSVDAWSSEPSVALETTELSSSLFKQGQLHQGSSVGLDSVSRAQGFQRPYTGSWVQKETVQSGPSHRVPSSGQTTRPPYRGPSHHHPRGPQRGLSLHSSPLSKTDPGFVPQTKLSLSSLASESLGVGPARDPQQSDRWPPTWVASKWQPSNPQSEMWGSGVPSTGYDVDGDDAQKRHGFPGRPHSQDMHKGQHSGPYRPWQWSPQSHMWGSGVPSTGYDADGDDARKRHWFPGRPHSQDMHKGQHSGPYRPWEQSQRWGSGVPSIGYDVDGDDSRKRHGFPGRPHSQDMHKGQHSGPYRPWEQSQRWGSGVPSTGYDVDGDDARKRHGFPGRPHSQDMHKGQHPGPYRPWEQSQRWGSGVPSTGYDVDGDDVPKRHGFPGRPHSQDMHKGQHSGPYRPWEQSQRWGSGVPSTGYDVDGDDARKRHGFPGRPHSQDMHKGQHSGPYRPWQQSQRWGSGVPSAGYDVDGDDARKRHGFPGHPHSQDMHKGQHPGPYRPWEQSQRWGSGVPSTGYDVDGDDARKRHWFPGRPHSQDMHKGQHSGPYRPWEQSQRWGSGVPSTGYDVDGDDVPKRHWFPGRPHAQDMLKGQSSGPYRPPGQTAQSQV, encoded by the exons ATGATGTGGAGGCACAGAAG GTTTTGGTTACTTCTCAGTGCAGTATTGCTGATGAAGGATGCAGCGGGTCAAGACG TAGCATGGGATTCTGTGGCTCAGCCTGTAAAAGCCCCCTACCTTCATCGGCGGCCTGAGGTGGAAGATTTTAGTTCGAGTGTCGTAGCCATGGAGACTAGCTCTGTGGTCTCTGACCAAGATGTGAAATTCAGTGAGGTTGATGTTCAGTCAAACTGGGCTTCTGGCAGTCAACAAGGTTCCTCAGAGGTTCTAATTGAACGTGAATCTGCAGGCCCTTACCGGTCTGTTGTCCATCGTGACCAGAAGTTTCCTGGAGCTGTATCTGAAACCCAGCTGCTGGCTTCCTCTTCCGTTGATGCATGGAGCTCTGAACCTAGTGTTGCACTAGAAACCACTGAGTTGTCCAGTAGCCTTTTTAAACAAGGGCAGTTGCACCAGGGTTCTTCTGTCGGCTTGGACTCTGTATCCAGAGCTCAAGGCTTCCAGAGGCCGTACACTGGTTCATGGGTGCAAAAGGAAACCGTCCAGTCTGGTCCTAGCCACAGGGTTCCATCCTCAGGCCAGACAACACGCCCCCCTTATCGTGGTCCATCCCATCATCATCCTCGGGGCCCACAACGTGGCCTTTCTTTACACAGCAGTCCGTTAAGTAAGACGGACCCAGGTTTTGTACCTCAGACGAAATTGAGCCTCTCTTCTCTGGCTAGTGAAAGCCTCGGTGTGGGTCCAGCCAGGGATCCTCAACAAAGCGACAGGTGGCCCCCTACTTGGGTAGCAAGCAAATGGCAGCCGTCTAACCCCCAATCTGAGATGTGGGGTTCTGGTGTCCCCTCCACTGGCTACGACGTTGATGGGGATGATGCACAAAAAAGGCACGGGTTTCCTGGACGCCCACATTCCCAGGATATGCACAAAGGCCAGCACTCCGGCCCTTACCGCCCCTGGCAATGGTCTCCTCAATCCCACATGTGGGGTTCTGGTGTCCCCTCCACTGGCTATGACGCTGATGGGGATGATGCACGAAAAAGGCACTGGTTTCCTGGACGCCCACATTCCCAGGATATGCACAAAGGCCAGCACTCCGGCCCCTACCGCCCTTGGGAACAATCCCAGAGGTGGGGTTCTGGTGTCCCCTCCATTGGCTACGACGTTGATGGGGATGATTCACGAAAAAGGCACGGGTTTCCTGGACGCCCACATTCCCAGGATATGCACAAAGGCCAGCACTCCGGCCCCTACCGCCCTTGGGAACAATCCCAGAGGTGGGGTTCTGGTGTCCCCTCCACTGGCTACGACGTTGATGGGGATGACGCACGAAAAAGGCACGGGTTTCCTGGACGCCCACATTCCCAGGATATGCACAAAGGCCAGCACCCCGGCCCCTACCGCCCTTGGGAACAATCCCAGAGGTGGGGTTCTGGTGTCCCCTCCACTGGCTACGACGTTGATGGGGATGATGTACCAAAAAGGCACGGGTTTCCTGGACGCCCACATTCCCAGGATATGCACAAAGGCCAGCACTCCGGCCCCTACCGCCCTTGGGAACAATCCCAGAGGTGGGGTTCTGGTGTCCCCTCCACTGGCTACGACGTTGATGGGGATGACGCACGAAAAAGGCACGGGTTTCCTGGACGCCCACATTCCCAGGATATGCACAAAGGCCAGCACTCCGGCCCCTACCGCCCTTGGCAACAATCCCAGAGGTGGGGTTCTGGTGTCCCCTCCGCTGGCTACGACGTTGATGGGGATGACGCACGAAAAAGGCACGGGTTTCCTGGACACCCACATTCCCAGGATATGCACAAAGGCCAGCACCCCGGCCCCTACCGCCCTTGGGAACAATCCCAGAGGTGGGGTTCTGGTGTCCCCTCCACTGGCTACGACGTTGATGGGGATGATGCACGAAAAAGGCACTGGTTTCCTGGACGCCCACATTCCCAGGATATGCACAAAGGCCAGCACTCCGGCCCCTACCGCCCTTGGGAACAATCCCAGAGGTGGGGTTCTGGTGTCCCCTCCACTGGCTACGACGTTGATGGGGATGATGTACCAAAAAGGCACTGGTTTCCTGGACGCCCACATGCCCAGGATATGCTCAAAGGCCAGTCCTCTGGCCCATACCGCCCTCCAGGACAGACTGCCCAATCCCAGGTTTGA
- the LOC143525621 gene encoding uncharacterized protein LOC143525621 isoform X2 gives MMWRHRRFWLLLSAVLLMKDAAGQDAWDSVAQPVKAPYLHRRPEVEDFSSSVVAMETSSVVSDQDVKFSEVDVQSNWASGSQQGSSEVLIERESAGPYRSVVHRDQKFPGAVSETQLLASSSVDAWSSEPSVALETTELSSSLFKQGQLHQGSSVGLDSVSRAQGFQRPYTGSWVQKETVQSGPSHRVPSSGQTTRPPYRGPSHHHPRGPQRGLSLHSSPLSKTDPGFVPQTKLSLSSLASESLGVGPARDPQQSDRWPPTWVASKWQPSNPQSEMWGSGVPSTGYDVDGDDAQKRHGFPGRPHSQDMHKGQHSGPYRPWQWSPQSHMWGSGVPSTGYDADGDDARKRHWFPGRPHSQDMHKGQHSGPYRPWEQSQRWGSGVPSIGYDVDGDDSRKRHGFPGRPHSQDMHKGQHSGPYRPWEQSQRWGSGVPSTGYDVDGDDARKRHGFPGRPHSQDMHKGQHPGPYRPWEQSQRWGSGVPSTGYDVDGDDVPKRHGFPGRPHSQDMHKGQHSGPYRPWEQSQRWGSGVPSTGYDVDGDDARKRHGFPGRPHSQDMHKGQHSGPYRPWQQSQRWGSGVPSAGYDVDGDDARKRHGFPGHPHSQDMHKGQHPGPYRPWEQSQRWGSGVPSTGYDVDGDDARKRHWFPGRPHSQDMHKGQHSGPYRPWEQSQRWGSGVPSTGYDVDGDDVPKRHWFPGRPHAQDMLKGQSSGPYRPPGQTAQSQV, from the exons ATGATGTGGAGGCACAGAAG GTTTTGGTTACTTCTCAGTGCAGTATTGCTGATGAAGGATGCAGCGGGTCAAGACG CATGGGATTCTGTGGCTCAGCCTGTAAAAGCCCCCTACCTTCATCGGCGGCCTGAGGTGGAAGATTTTAGTTCGAGTGTCGTAGCCATGGAGACTAGCTCTGTGGTCTCTGACCAAGATGTGAAATTCAGTGAGGTTGATGTTCAGTCAAACTGGGCTTCTGGCAGTCAACAAGGTTCCTCAGAGGTTCTAATTGAACGTGAATCTGCAGGCCCTTACCGGTCTGTTGTCCATCGTGACCAGAAGTTTCCTGGAGCTGTATCTGAAACCCAGCTGCTGGCTTCCTCTTCCGTTGATGCATGGAGCTCTGAACCTAGTGTTGCACTAGAAACCACTGAGTTGTCCAGTAGCCTTTTTAAACAAGGGCAGTTGCACCAGGGTTCTTCTGTCGGCTTGGACTCTGTATCCAGAGCTCAAGGCTTCCAGAGGCCGTACACTGGTTCATGGGTGCAAAAGGAAACCGTCCAGTCTGGTCCTAGCCACAGGGTTCCATCCTCAGGCCAGACAACACGCCCCCCTTATCGTGGTCCATCCCATCATCATCCTCGGGGCCCACAACGTGGCCTTTCTTTACACAGCAGTCCGTTAAGTAAGACGGACCCAGGTTTTGTACCTCAGACGAAATTGAGCCTCTCTTCTCTGGCTAGTGAAAGCCTCGGTGTGGGTCCAGCCAGGGATCCTCAACAAAGCGACAGGTGGCCCCCTACTTGGGTAGCAAGCAAATGGCAGCCGTCTAACCCCCAATCTGAGATGTGGGGTTCTGGTGTCCCCTCCACTGGCTACGACGTTGATGGGGATGATGCACAAAAAAGGCACGGGTTTCCTGGACGCCCACATTCCCAGGATATGCACAAAGGCCAGCACTCCGGCCCTTACCGCCCCTGGCAATGGTCTCCTCAATCCCACATGTGGGGTTCTGGTGTCCCCTCCACTGGCTATGACGCTGATGGGGATGATGCACGAAAAAGGCACTGGTTTCCTGGACGCCCACATTCCCAGGATATGCACAAAGGCCAGCACTCCGGCCCCTACCGCCCTTGGGAACAATCCCAGAGGTGGGGTTCTGGTGTCCCCTCCATTGGCTACGACGTTGATGGGGATGATTCACGAAAAAGGCACGGGTTTCCTGGACGCCCACATTCCCAGGATATGCACAAAGGCCAGCACTCCGGCCCCTACCGCCCTTGGGAACAATCCCAGAGGTGGGGTTCTGGTGTCCCCTCCACTGGCTACGACGTTGATGGGGATGACGCACGAAAAAGGCACGGGTTTCCTGGACGCCCACATTCCCAGGATATGCACAAAGGCCAGCACCCCGGCCCCTACCGCCCTTGGGAACAATCCCAGAGGTGGGGTTCTGGTGTCCCCTCCACTGGCTACGACGTTGATGGGGATGATGTACCAAAAAGGCACGGGTTTCCTGGACGCCCACATTCCCAGGATATGCACAAAGGCCAGCACTCCGGCCCCTACCGCCCTTGGGAACAATCCCAGAGGTGGGGTTCTGGTGTCCCCTCCACTGGCTACGACGTTGATGGGGATGACGCACGAAAAAGGCACGGGTTTCCTGGACGCCCACATTCCCAGGATATGCACAAAGGCCAGCACTCCGGCCCCTACCGCCCTTGGCAACAATCCCAGAGGTGGGGTTCTGGTGTCCCCTCCGCTGGCTACGACGTTGATGGGGATGACGCACGAAAAAGGCACGGGTTTCCTGGACACCCACATTCCCAGGATATGCACAAAGGCCAGCACCCCGGCCCCTACCGCCCTTGGGAACAATCCCAGAGGTGGGGTTCTGGTGTCCCCTCCACTGGCTACGACGTTGATGGGGATGATGCACGAAAAAGGCACTGGTTTCCTGGACGCCCACATTCCCAGGATATGCACAAAGGCCAGCACTCCGGCCCCTACCGCCCTTGGGAACAATCCCAGAGGTGGGGTTCTGGTGTCCCCTCCACTGGCTACGACGTTGATGGGGATGATGTACCAAAAAGGCACTGGTTTCCTGGACGCCCACATGCCCAGGATATGCTCAAAGGCCAGTCCTCTGGCCCATACCGCCCTCCAGGACAGACTGCCCAATCCCAGGTTTGA